From Triticum urartu cultivar G1812 chromosome 2, Tu2.1, whole genome shotgun sequence, a single genomic window includes:
- the LOC125539611 gene encoding uncharacterized protein At1g51745-like: MGRSSGGEGGGGEGQGEVDGGGISDCSPGTIVWVRRRNGSWWPGRIVGQEELAASQVVTPRTGTPVKLLGREDASIDWYNLEKSKRVKEFRCGEFDACIEKAMAFQGTPVKRREKYARREDAILHALELERKQLALKYQNQGFRADDSCSTLLADTGREFDDFPSEYYSRNNVQEPQLHLQSSASQQRVDLSTTRYKSKKSKKQKGDNSVLLGKTKECEEKFIHAGSKRNLSGSLALEASGNTLSNYVNGFSSSGHTQEGSNVESGEKNTALKKRRLVEAVFEASVVKKHDRCRPLAQVVQSSVKFPRPFQCNDDSGTVVVEGGKDPLPAICQAKRSATYLSADSGDAHSRDFIPVKETILTEAHRETETYLKQEDTLLEEQTFPDFVEKHESDPSMSLCSDTETEDDAELLQRYAKVQSPESDACDPNSLQAFNKSRHANDIDDDDEMNFSTLIPQQNVLLGEDGSPELGVSQWHMKGKRNRRTAVKRPMGKADENLSLDSSSSFMKGLLKMTNKGDSKVEIIDASSHQPFGQSFPENQERLDCDRDEADLVDKAANHSGVNRYYGKDYPLSSEPIRDIGRSYTSFNDCEISCKTSLLNKNGNQITSIGQKACGEGSSLYQQNHGSHLGYIGPVLFNVDLKVQANYQGEHVPLVSLMSRLDGKAIVGHPIQVGILEEGSMDRLILGSDPVLENSTAAPPAWPTGRRTAMPRVPRLNSSRATLDGNATDEQGVKHAKKSTTSVRRPFSQKSQKKPSGFKKASSPSQKTRPVSSISIGKKPHREGGQAKAHRRSDVLGGLLKSDEAIPLVTCVPAKVVFSRIMEAVGRPSHALAHRARKASPAVRDPP, from the exons ATGGGGCGGAGCTcggggggagagggaggaggaggagaggggcaaggggaggtggaTGGAGGCGGAATCTCAGACTGCTCGCCGGGGACCATCGTCTGGGTGCGGCGGCGGAACGGGTCCTGGTGGCCCGGGAGGATAGTCGGGCAGGAGGAGCTCGCGGCGTCGCAGGTGGTGACGCCCAGGACGGGGACTCCGGTCAAGCTACTCGGCCGCGAGGATGCTAGCAT TGACTGGTATAACCTGGAGAAATCAAAACGTGTCAAGGAATTTAGATGTGGAGAGTTTGATGCTTGTATTGAGAAGGCAATGGCTTTTCAAGGAACTCCTGTAAAGAGAAGAGAAAAATATGCTCGTAGAGAAGATGCTATTCTTCATGCTCTTGAATTGGAAAGAAAGCAGCTTGCATTGAAGTACCAGAACCAAGGTTTCAGGGCAGATGACAGCTGCAGTACCCTCCTTGCTGACACAGGGAGGGAGTTTGACGACTTCCCTTCAGAATATTACTCAAGAAACAACGTCCAGGAACCTCAGTTGCATTTGCAAAGCTCAGCATCTCAGCAACGCGTAGATCTCAGCACTACTCGTTATAAAAGCAAAAAGAGTAAAAAACAGAAAGGGGACAACTCTGTTCTCCTTGGTAAAACAAAAGAGTGTGAAGAAAAGTTTATTCATGCTGGTTCAAAAAGAAACTTGTCAGGATCTCTTGCTCTGGAAGCTTCAGGGAACACTCTCAGTAATTACGTCAATGGCTTTTCCAGTTCAGGACATACGCAAGAAGGATCAAATGTAGAGAGCGGTGAGAAAAATACAGCCCTGAAAAAGAGAAGATTAGTGGAAGCTGTTTTTGAAGCATCTGTTGTCAAAAAACATGATAGATGCAGGCCACTTGCTCAAGTTGTACAGAGTAGCGTCAAATTTCCTCGCCCTTTTCAGTGCAATGATGATTCTGGAACTGTTGTAGTTGAAGGAGGTAAGGATCCTTTGCCTGCTATCTGTCAGGCCAAAAGAAGTGCCACATACCTGTCTGCTGATTCTGGTGATGCACATAGCCGTGACTTCATACCTGTTAAGGAAACAATATTAACAGAAGCTCATCGTGAGACGGAAACTTACCTAAAGCAGGAGGATACTCTTCTCGAAGAGCAAACATTTCCGGACTTCGTTGAGAAGCATGAATCTGATCCTTCAATGAGTTTATGTTCAGATACTGAGACAGAAGATGATGCTGAACTTCTGCAAA GGTATGCTAAGGTACAATCCCCTGAATCAGATGCATGTGATCCTAATTCCCTCCAGGCTTTTAATAAGTCAAGGCATGCAAATGATATTGATGACGATGATGAGATGAACTTTTCTACTCTTATTCCTCAACAAAACGTCTTACTAGGTGAGGATGGTTCTCCTGAGTTAGGTGTTTCCCAGTGGCATATGAAAGGTAAACGCAACCGGCGCACTGCAGTGAAGAGACCAATGGGGAAGGCGGATGAAAATCTGTCATTAGATAGCTCAAGTAGTTTCATGAAGGGGCTGCTCAAAATGACCAATAAAGGTGACTCTAAAGTTGAGATTATTGATGCGTCAAGCCATCAACCGTTTGGTCAAAGTTTTCCTGAGAACCAAGAAAGGTTGGATTGTGATCGTGATGAAGCAGATTTGGTTGACAAGGCCGCGAATCATTCAGGCGTTAACAGATACTATGGTAAAGATTATCCCTTATCTTCAGAACCTATCAGAGATATTGGACGAAGTTACACTTCTTTCAACGACTGTGAAATTTCTTGCAAGACCTCTTTGCTAAATAAAAATGGCAATCAGATAACCTCTATTGGTCAGAAGGCATGTGGGGAAGGATCTTCATTGTATCAACAAAATCATGGCTCACATCTTGGTTACATTGGGCCGGTGTTGTTTAATGTTGACCTGAAGGTACAGGCTAACTATCAAGGCGAGCATGTCCCATTGGTTTCTTTGATGAGCAGACTGGATGGTAAAGCTATTGTTGGACACCCTATCCAAGTTGGAATTCTTGAAGAAGGTTCAATGGACAGGCTTATTTTGGGCAGTGATCCTGTTCTGGAAAATAGCACAGCAGCACCACCTGCTTGGCCAACAGGCAGAAGGACTGCTATGCCCAGAGTCCCACGTTTGAATTCATCACGAGCAACCTTAGATGGCAATGCCACCGATGAGCAGGGGGTCAAGCATGCAAAGAAAAGCACCACCAGTGTGCGGAGGCCATTTTCTCAGAAATCTCAAAAGAAGCCCTCTGGCTTCAAGAAAGCAAGCTCACCAAGCCAGAAAACCAGACCCGTTTCATCCATTTCCATTGGGAAAAAGCCTCACAGAGAAGGTGGCCAGGCAAAGGCACATAGGCGCAGCGATGTTCTGGGTGGTCTATTGAAATCAGACGAAGCAATTCCGCTGGTCACATGTGTCCCTGCAAAGGTTGTGTTCAGTAGGATAATGGAAGCAGTTGGCAGGCCGTCCCATGCTCTTGCTCACCGTGCTAGAAAGGCCAGTCCTGCGGTACGGGATCCACCGTAG
- the LOC125539612 gene encoding wall-associated receptor kinase 3-like, giving the protein MEKELLPFPLLPWLLLTCFSPFFVHSMELSTSACSSSNISIPYPFGVHGQSPSPAQGFEINCTSSGPRLPIGNNSISILNISLLDGYVTILASAASRSPQCRGNFASFSLEGTNFTFSDTRNKFTAVGCNMVAMLVNGTSGGYSGGCASFCSNNSIVDGACSGVACCQAPVPKGLKKLYSDFTNINITASLSKYTSACAEAFIVEQNSYAFATADLKIMNNSNKSPPQYRHVVLEWSIDGGSCEEASRSASYACKENSYCYNSSNGIGYRCNCTNGFQGNPYLQGPGGCQDIDECFLGNPCTHSCINVKGGFNCTCPSGMSGNGRKDGSGCNGIGTLQISIVVGLALLLLLLVFSFWTHCLFKRRKLAKKRQRYFMQNGGVLLKQQMLSRKAPLRIFTSGELDKATNKFSDSNIVGRGGFGTVYKGILSDQTVVAVKRSQRVDQSQVEQFVNELVILSQVTHKNVVQLLGCCLEAEVPLLVYEFITNGALFHHLHNTSIPMSWEDRLRIAVETASALAYLHLAAKTPIVHRDVKSSNILLDTSFTAKVSDFGASRPIPRDQTHVTTLVQGTLGYMDPEYFQTSQLTEKSDVYSFGVVLIELLTREKPICGGQMDEVRSLAMHFSTMFHQNQLLKIVDSQVAEEAGMRHVKTVAQLALRCLRLRGEERPRMIEVAVELEALRRLMKQHSVLKSEEEEPLLPLLRDLSCRGEMIFDAQLSSGHDGIAKDESMEIILLPSGDLSC; this is encoded by the exons ATGGAGAAGGAGTTGCTTCCCTTTCCTCTCCTGCCATGGCTCCTCCTCACATGCTTCTCTCCATTCTTTGTTCATTCTATGGAATTGAGTACCTCTGCATGCTCAAGTTCCAACATCTCTATCCCTTATCCTTTTGGTGTCCATGGCCAGAGCCCCTCCCCAGCTCAAGGGTTCGAGATCAATTGTACTTCATCTGGTCCTAGGCTTCCCATAGGCAACAACTCAATTAGTATTCTCAACATCTCCTTGCTGGATGGTTATGTGACCATCCTGGCTAGTGCCGCTTCCCGTTCCCCGCAGTGCAGAGGGAACTTTGCTAGCTTCAGCCTTGAGGGgacaaacttcaccttctccgatacaaggaacaagttcaccgcTGTCGGCTGTAATATGGTGGCCATGCTGGTGAATGGTACCAGTGGTGGTTACAGCGGTGGCTGCGCTTCTTTTTGCTCTAATAATAGCATCGTCGATGGTGCTTGCTCTGGTGTGGCTTGCTGCCAAGCACCAGTGCCAAAGGGGTTGAAGAAGCTGTATTCAGATTTCACAAACATAAACATAACTGCCAGCCTCAGCAAGTATACTTCAGCATGTGCTGAGGCGTTCATCGTGGAGCAGAACTCCTATGCTTTCGCTACTGCTGACCTGAAGATCATGAACAACTCAAATAAAAGCCCTCCTCAGTACCGGCATGTTGTTCTTGAGTGGTCCATAGATGGTGGCAGCTGTGAGGAGGCAAGCCGCTCTGCATCATATGCTTGCAAGGAGAATTCTTACTGCTATAACTCGTCTAATGGGATTGGATATCGCTGCAATTGTACCAACGGGTTTCAGGGGAACCCATACCTGCAAGGGCCTGGTGGATGCCAAG ATATCGATGAGTGCTTCCTTGGAAATCCATGCACACATAGCTGCATCAACGTGAAGGGCGGTTTCAACTGTACTTGCCCATCAGGGATGAGTGGTAATGGCCGAAAGGATGGAAGTGGCTGCAATGGAATTGGCACGCTGcagatttcaatag TTGTGGGACTAGCTCTGCTACTGCTTCTCCTTGTTTTCAGTTTCTGGACTCACTGTCTTTTTAAGAGGAGAAAGCTTGCAAAGAAAAGACAGAGATATTTTATGCAGAATGGTGGTGTGTTACTGAAGCAGCAGATGCTTTCTCGGAAGGCACCGCTGCGGATATTTACCTCAGGTGAGCTTGACAAGGCAACCAACAAATTCAGCGATAGCAATATTGTTGGCAGAGGTGGATTCGGGACAGTCTACAAAGGTATATTATCGGATCAAACGGTTGTAGCAGTCAAAAGGTCGCAGCGGGTTGATCAGAGCCAGGTGGAGCAATTCGTGAATGAGCTGGTCATTCTTTCACAAGTGACCCACAAGAATGTGGTTCAGCTACTAGGCTGCTGTCTCGAGGCAGAAGTTCCCTTATTGGTCTATGAATTTATCACCAACGGGGCCCTTTTTCATCATCTTCACAATACATCAATCCCGATGTCGTGGGAGGACCGCCTGAGGATTGCAGTTGAAACAGCATCGGCACTTGCATACTTGCACTTGGCTGCAAAGACGCCAATCGTCCACAGAGACGTCAAGTCATCGAACATACTTCTTGACACAAGCTTCACCGCAAAGGTGTCCGATTTCGGCGCGTCAAGGCCGATACCCCGCGATCAGACCCATGTGACGACCTTGGTGCAGGGCACACTAGGGTACATGGACCCTGAGTACTTCCAGACAAGCCAGCTGACCGAGAAAAGCGACGTCTACAGCTTCGGTGTGGTGCTCATCGAGCTACTGACAAGGGAGAAACCAATATGTGGCGGACAGATGGACGAGGTGAGAAGCCTAGCGATGCATTTTAGCACGATGTTCCATCAGAACCAGTTGCTGAAGATTGTAGACTCTCAAGTGGCCGAGGAAGCTGGAATGCGGCATGTCAAAACGGTCGCGCAGCTGGCTTTGCGATGCTTGAGGCTGAGAGGTGAAGAGAGGCCGAGGATGATTGAGGTTGCGGTTGAACTTGAAGCGCTGAGAAGACTGATGAAACAACACTCTGTTCTGAAGAGTGAAGAAGAAGAGCCTCTACTTCCTTTGCTTCGAGACTTGAGCTGCCGCGGGGAGATGATTTTCGATGCGCAGTTGAGTTCGGGCCATGATGGAATTGCCAAGGATGAAAGTATGGAGATCATTCTACTCCCGTCCGGCGACCTCTCATGTTAG